The following are from one region of the Littorina saxatilis isolate snail1 linkage group LG2, US_GU_Lsax_2.0, whole genome shotgun sequence genome:
- the LOC138960160 gene encoding uncharacterized protein isoform X1: protein MLLQVVLFVLFVPCVAAVCTFPSQLQGQWGSKFDGWTDLTITSGQITGMQPDGRSLDYSCYQSNGTTYVIVSAEFSFGNIQFHFYTCLDIVPSQASDVLYFRVLTHPNIGHQNFSVMSYAQDGDRNISEICKESSTEVPLHFDVFLKKGFENNIETDRCPRSLHAEFTANFTNDVDFSKCPEGFVIDGCNNRSHLTFNYSDCSGDQSSNGAPMYMCLTSMEAENTTYTTIYLPSAEGAPVNAYEIACMEQTMVDGQLSITKSGGACGAMPSVEMMANETVSCRMEVPETTTTGTNTSTQAPPSGTTKPGGGGQGGGGSGDVNDGNAASAIVYGCTTLLIAVVCGVLASALP from the exons TGTGCACGTTTCCCAGCCAGCTGCAAGGGCAGTGGGGCAGCAAGTTTGACGGCTGGACAGACCTGACCATCACCAGCGGTCAGATCACAGGCATGCAGCCAGATGGACGCTCCTTGGACTACTCCTGCTACCAGAGCAATGGAACCACCTACGTGATAGT ATCTGCAGAATTCTCCTTTGGGAACATACAATTCCACTTCTACACCTGTCTGGACATTGTCCCCTCACAGGCCAGTGATGTCCTCTACTTCCGCGTCCTCACAC ATCCCAACATCGGACACCAGAACTTTTCCGTGATGAGCTACGCGCAAGATGGGGATCGGAATATCAGCGAGATCTGCAAGGAGTCCTCCACGGAAGTTCCTCTTCATTTTGATGTCTTCCTCAAAAAAG GTTTTGAGAACAACATCGAGACTGACCGTTGTCCACGCAGCCTTCACGCCGAGTTCACGGCCAACTTCACCAATGATGTCGACTTCAGCAAGTGTCCGGAAGGCTTCGTCATCGACGGCTGTAACAACAGGAGTCACTTGACCTTTAACTATTCTGACTGCAGCGGTGACCAGTCTTCCAATG GAGCACCTATGTACATGTGTCTGACATCTATGGAGGCAGAGAACACGACCTACACCACCATCTACCTACCTTCCGCGGAAGGGGCACCAGTCAACGCCTATGAAATTGCCTGCATG GAACAGACGATGGTTGATGGACAGCTGTCAATCACCAAGAGCGGAGGAGCATGTGGAGCCATGCCGTCTGTTGAGATGATGGCCAACGAAACAG TGTCGTGTCGCATGGAGGTGCCAGAGACAACGACAACAGGTACAAACACGTCGACTCAGGCCCCTCCCTCGGGCACGACTAAACCCGGGGGCGGGGGACAGGGTGGTGGAGGTAGCGGGGATG TCAATGATGGGAACGCAGCATCAGCG ATTGTGTACGGATGTACGACGCTCTTGATTGCTGTCGTTTGCGGGGTCTTGGCAAGTGCTCTTCCTTGA
- the LOC138960160 gene encoding uncharacterized protein isoform X2, protein MLLQVVLFVLFVPCVAAVCTFPSQLQGQWGSKFDGWTDLTITSGQITGMQPDGRSLDYSCYQSNGTTYVIVSAEFSFGNIQFHFYTCLDIVPSQASDVLYFRVLTHPNIGHQNFSVMSYAQDGDRNISEICKESSTEVPLHFDVFLKKGFENNIETDRCPRSLHAEFTANFTNDVDFSKCPEGFVIDGCNNRSHLTFNYSDCSGDQSSNGAPMYMCLTSMEAENTTYTTIYLPSAEGAPVNAYEIACMEQTMVDGQLSITKSGGACGAMPSVEMMANETVSCRMEVPETTTTVNDGNAASAIVYGCTTLLIAVVCGVLASALP, encoded by the exons TGTGCACGTTTCCCAGCCAGCTGCAAGGGCAGTGGGGCAGCAAGTTTGACGGCTGGACAGACCTGACCATCACCAGCGGTCAGATCACAGGCATGCAGCCAGATGGACGCTCCTTGGACTACTCCTGCTACCAGAGCAATGGAACCACCTACGTGATAGT ATCTGCAGAATTCTCCTTTGGGAACATACAATTCCACTTCTACACCTGTCTGGACATTGTCCCCTCACAGGCCAGTGATGTCCTCTACTTCCGCGTCCTCACAC ATCCCAACATCGGACACCAGAACTTTTCCGTGATGAGCTACGCGCAAGATGGGGATCGGAATATCAGCGAGATCTGCAAGGAGTCCTCCACGGAAGTTCCTCTTCATTTTGATGTCTTCCTCAAAAAAG GTTTTGAGAACAACATCGAGACTGACCGTTGTCCACGCAGCCTTCACGCCGAGTTCACGGCCAACTTCACCAATGATGTCGACTTCAGCAAGTGTCCGGAAGGCTTCGTCATCGACGGCTGTAACAACAGGAGTCACTTGACCTTTAACTATTCTGACTGCAGCGGTGACCAGTCTTCCAATG GAGCACCTATGTACATGTGTCTGACATCTATGGAGGCAGAGAACACGACCTACACCACCATCTACCTACCTTCCGCGGAAGGGGCACCAGTCAACGCCTATGAAATTGCCTGCATG GAACAGACGATGGTTGATGGACAGCTGTCAATCACCAAGAGCGGAGGAGCATGTGGAGCCATGCCGTCTGTTGAGATGATGGCCAACGAAACAG TGTCGTGTCGCATGGAGGTGCCAGAGACAACGACAACAG TCAATGATGGGAACGCAGCATCAGCG ATTGTGTACGGATGTACGACGCTCTTGATTGCTGTCGTTTGCGGGGTCTTGGCAAGTGCTCTTCCTTGA